From Aegilops tauschii subsp. strangulata cultivar AL8/78 chromosome 5, Aet v6.0, whole genome shotgun sequence:
TGTTAATTACATATACTGTATCACACTATGCTTATGCTGCTGCTATTATTTTGCAGCAGTTCTTCTTCTGACCTAATAGTATGATTTTGGTTGGAAGCAAGAGAGGATAATCCTAAACGTTTTGAACGTTTCCATCTCATATAAGTTGTAATAATAAGTCACGGATCATCACAGGAGCAGCATAACTATGCTGCATTTGTGAGTGTCTATAATCTCTGAAATGATATTGCTCAGAACTACAGTCATCGGTGAATTATTGGGTGCAAATGTACATTTTCATTATTCGATGTTGAGTTCATGGGCCCTGATTTTTGCTTCATTTTTCCTATAAGTTGGTTGGACAAAGGGGCCTAAGGATTGACTCACTGTACTGTTTCATAACAAAATACAAGAAACTGATGTGCTGAACGAAGTGAGCAATTCAACTTTTACTGATTTATGTTCAGAGGGAGATAATATCCTGATCTTTTTAACAAGATGGGTTTCACAGAATTCCACAAGCATCAGAATATTAAAAAAAAACTGAGGCCGCATCAAAATAGTGGTTTTCACTTTCAGTGGGATTTCGATGAAATTCACTGAATTTCACTAATTTCAGCAGACACTGAAATATTACGTATCGGCCAAAATATTTCGGCAATTTCAATTGTACACATGAactcaaatatttttcaaattttttaAATTTTAAATTAAAATTAAGTGAATATTTCGGTCCTTTGACTGAAATGAAAACCGAAATCACTGAAATTCATTGAATTTCGGTGATTTCGGCTGGTGCTGAAATTTTTCTGAAACTGAAATTGAGAACTTGCTACTCGGTACTCGTCTGAAATTCTGAATAGTAATAGGCTGGGACATAATTTTCGTATAACTTCTGTCCATAAATCAGAATCTCTGAAGAAAAACCAGATAAATTTCAAAGCTCACTAATCATCATATATGTGGCCAGGATAATAGCCAACGTGCTTAGAAAAAACTTGCCGCCTTGGATGATCACATGATTTTTCTTTGTTTGGGTTTCAGTCTGAAGTCTAGCACGACAGTTCCAGAGCCTCGATATCACATCCCAGAAAATAGCTGACACTTGTCTCTGGTCAGTGCTACGTGACAGAAACAAAAGATATGCGTTTGACCTAATCAGTCTGAAATCTAGCAAGAAAATACCACATCCCAGAAGAATAGATGACACATGCCTCTAGTCACTCAGTACGTGATAGGAACAAAAATTGCATCAAACCTAGCCTGGTTCCCATTTTTCGAAAGTGCAATCGAACTAATACTACGTCAACTAGGGATTAGCATGGACCGGTTAAGCTAATATACTATGTTTTGACAGACAAGCTGGGCAATCTTGGAACGACTCCTGCGCTTGATAAAATGTCGCGGCCGGCAGATCATGTCAATCAATTATCCCACCAGTCACTTCTCTCGATCCATGGCTAACCTAAAAAAAGGTGACAAGTGTTGCTTATCTTAACAAAAACGAGGCGGTAATATGCTGCTTCTAGTTGAGAATTCACACTAGCTAGTTTACTCGGTCATCTCAAACATAAACAGTCAGTGACTTTGATTAGTTGTACATATACAAACGTGCATGGTACGATGTGTTCCCAGTAAAAAAAACTCGCAAGGGGCGGCCTTTTCTCCcgtgccagttcttgttttctCTGTTGAGAAGTGGAGCATCGATACGATGTCGTCTCTTGACTAGAGGATAAGAGCCGTTCAAAGACGCCGTTTTTCTCTCCCTCTGAAGGTTAAGAAGGATGAGATGGGGCTTTCTTCTGCAAATAAAATGGCAAAAAGTGAAAGACCGGAGGGTGGGAGAAATGTTCTTCCCTATTGTTGGTGCCATGGGAAACGGTAGAGATTCCAAAGCTTCGAAGTTTTTAATTGGTTAACGGCACCTTCCGAGAAGAAACGAGTCGGATGCCAAAGGTCATGGTCATGTGTATGTTGTTCTGCATGGCCATGTAAAGTCAAAAGGGATATActtcctctgtaaactaatataagagcgtttagatcgtGATCTAAACGAtcaagtagtgatctaaacgctcttatattagtttacagaggaagTATTTTTTACTGACCAGTTGCACTGTTTGACATGTCACTGCAATGTGTGAGGCGGCGCTTGGTATTGGAGCACGCGTGGTTCCATATCGGTGAATACTAAGGCCATACAAAAAATGGAATTTGGGGGACTTTTGAATACCAATGCCCAATTTGGAGGCTAAAAACTAGTACATCCAAACACATCACTAGACATTTTTTCACAATATGTCCAAGCCCTCAAAACCCTAAAAGAAACTTGAGACTATGTAGTACCAAAGATGTGTTTTACTGAATTCTGTCGTTAAAAGCCTGGCTGTTTGGAAAGCGGACTTGTAGGAAGACATCTGGTTGGTGGTGCATAACCATGGAGAGGAAAAATCTACCGGTGTACTTTATAGCGTAGTCAAGATTTTATGGTTCCTTTCTCTCCGAGGGGCCTATGTGGATCTCCCCACATCCGTGAATTATATATGTTGTAGTCGAGACTTGAAATACATGGTGAAGACTATTCTGACCAACCTACACTGCATGCACTTACTTGTCTAGGTACAAAGTTGTAATAGTAAAGACCTGTAAAGCATGGTACAAAGGCGAAAAATGCATAGAGAGACCGAGCTCCATAGAGCTCTTTATTTTTTTCAGCGAAAATACTATTTTGGCATATtgaaaaaatctaaaaaaaagtGTATAGATGTATATTTGTAGTATACATGTACAAAATTTCATGAACATATATGTTCACATGTATTGTATACGAAAAAAGATAAATACACAGATTAAAATGGGATATTTCTTTGTTGTTTTTGGGCCAGATATTTATCTTTTTTGTCTCGCATGCAAATAATCCAAATACCTGATGAAACTATATGCATAGTTGACGAACATGCATGTGTATTTgtataaaaaattatatatatttTTGGAACTTTTAAGTATATTTTGATTATTATATTTTGGCAAAACGGGCTCCATGGAGCCCCCTCTGCAACGCCACTCTCTTTACGAAAGTCAGTTTTACATCGCAGATATGAACAGCCTCATAGTATAGCATACAATAAACTTTACTACTGTACGTACGTATGAATATATGTACGACGGAAATGAAGCAGAAAAGGCACTAGACCTTGTAGCACGAACCATAAGCATGGGCGACCAGTTCAGTCAGTAACACGTACGCGACAAAGTACAAGGAGTACTTAGCTGCAAAAATGCCGCGGGAGTAATCGTGCTTTAGCCTCCACGAAATCGTGCTTAGTCGCGTAGCTGCATGCGTGGTTGCGGACGTggcatacatgcatgcatgtagaTGAGTGTTCCGCGCGCATGTGCACTGTGGGCCCGCAAAAACAGACGGCGCGGCGACTGACCTGGTCCGACGTGGGCCATGGAAAACGACTGTTAGGTGAGGACTTCTCTTCCCTTTtctcttgtgtgtgtgtgtttgggaATGCGTCCCCGACATATCGTCGCTTTCAATGTTCCAACATTCTTTGGGGGCATTCTTTGGGGGTGTTTGTTTTAgtagtcctaggactttttctagtcccagagactaataaaaaagactctttagtagagtctttttctagtccctgtagaaaaagtccctcccgtttggtttctagggactttttctagtctctggggctaaaaagtccctgaaccaaacaccctCTTTCACCTCCGAAGCAAGTTCCAACGTTCTTCAACACGTACGGCCGTTTTAGTCCAGACCCCGTGTTGCAAGACTAATCTTGTCTGGCAGAATCATAGCATGAATCTATTTTTTGCGGGTGGGGCCATACTTTCGATCGCTGGAATGGTTGAATGCAATGGGCGACGTGTCATGGTTTTTGCCCCAAGAAAACATGGCCTTGTCTTCCGGCAGGTAAACGTGTCGCATTTTCTTTTTGAAGAAAAACAGAGCCTTGTGAGAGAAATGTATGTGCTCGGCACGAGTCGTTGCGCGGCTTTGCTTGTGCGGGAGCGATGGTAGGTGTCGGTATTGGTGGATTCGCTGACAAGGTGATTGATTAATTTTATAAAAGAAAGATGGCATCACATCATCATATATGCCTTTATAGTTTATTTGCATTCGAAAAATGCTTTTTTTTGGTAATTCTCATATGCAACAAAATTTCATAAACTCAACAAAAATGAATGAGTGTCTACATTGTACTCCAAAAGATAGCACACATTAATTTGTCTTAAGTAAAACTTTATAAAATTTCGCCAAGCTTATAAAAATAATCATCAACACCTAAATATAACAAACCTATAGCATTATATTCATCATAAGATATATTTTAACATGATACATTTTTTGTATTGTAAATATTAATATATGTTCTTCAAACTTTATAAAACCTGACTTAGGAAAAATCGAATATGTAGTTATATATGTACTAAATTTTTGCTATGGAGCGAGTCAGAGGCATATAGATAAAAGGAAAAAGGCAGTACGAGTGTACTAGGGTATATACTTGGTCAAAACCAACATTAATCAATCACCTTCTAGCATGACAGGTAACACATGTGTATGTGTCAGCGCAGCACTGCTCACATTTGCTCCACTGTCAACAAAAGGCTACATGCATATCATGCTCCTCTTCATCTACCATGGTTCTTTTTGCTGGCAAAATGACTTAGTGCGACAACACAAATTTCTTTTAATCCATCCAAAAACGACTTACTAAAAACTAAAAAACACATATTGCAGTATCGTTTTGGGGTGTTAAAATGAACTTGCTAACTAGCATTATGGACAAAATACATGAAACGCTCAGTGAACTCGTTAGCCCCTTAATTATTTTACCATTAATCATCTTAAGCTCTAGATATGAGCCTGTTTTTAGAAATTAGATGCATTttcaaacaaaataaataaatatatgaAGAGCAGGAGTACATACTCCTAGGAGTACACAGGCATTTTCATTGATATTAACCTGGTAGCCAGTGTGTAGGATATACATATTGATGGGGCATGATTGCCTAAAATTGTAATATTGAGGGGGTGGTTTCAAGAGAACACTAAAAAACTAATTATTCACATGTACAAACACGGAAAACCAAGATGTTGTGCGAGCCACTGGATATACACTTTCCGATCTTCAAGAGGCAACATACGAGTTTGTGAATGTGGGTCTATGTTGTTCTCTATCTATGTCAAAATATTGTGCATATTAATTTTGTTTTTAAGTCAAAATTTATAAAATCTTACCAAGTTTATAGAAATAATTATAaacatctacaataccaaattCTATATATGATTATGTTCATCATGAAATATACTTTCAGGTCACACATATTTGGTATTGTACACTTTAATATATATCATCTTTAAACTTGGTCCAACTTATAATGCCTGGCTTAGGAAACAAAAATTAATGTGCACTGTATTTTGACATGGAAAGAGCAATAATAGGCATAATAAGAAAGCCAGAACCGGTGTTAAGCGCACCTTCTGGAAGATATCATATGATATTATGATATGTCTAGTTGTCTACGTGTTATCGCAGCATTGCTCACATTTGCTCCACCGTCAACAAAGGCTACCTACATATCCTGCTCCTCTCCATCATCCATGGTTCTTTTTAGTGTGTAGCAAAACGACTTACTTCAACAACCCACTTTACTTTTGATCCTAACAAAAACAATCTACTTTACTTTGCTCCACCAGAGTGTCCCCCAAGGTTTCTCCTTTTTTTCGTTGCCCGAATCATCTCCGTACCGTACGTTTCTTCGGTTGACATGCACAAACTGAACACATTAATCCTTTAAACCAAGTCAGAAAGCAGTACATTAAGGAAGGAGTGGCTAGCAACATCGCGTGCGTCATTGCAAACAAACAAGTCGTGCAACTAAGATCTCCCTATCTCTGTCTCTAGATCTCGGAACAAAACCGAATACGTTCGCAAATATTCCTTTCTGTCTTATCAAAGGACCCAGTCAGAGGTTATATATGTTGTATGTATGAGCTCATGCCTTTTGATTTGTTCTTACATGCAATTAAGTAACCTATGCTTTCCCATTCGCACAGACAAATTAACACTCTCTTAGCTCCAAGGCTAACACATGCAAGCACAGCTATAGCCAGTAAAACCAGAAGGTGCGGCTGCGAAGATTCGTCAAGATCGACTGTGGCGAGACAAGTCAGACCAAGCGACTTAGACCGGAATTATGTCACCTCCTTTAACTTGTTGCACAGCTCTCGCCCGCCTCATTTATAAACCCTGAAGGTGAAGCTTTCACCTTCATCTACTTAACTCCAAGGCCGCCAAGAGCTTGCTATCCTATATATACAACGCATATGCGCGACACTTAAGAGATTACATCGAGAGGGTCCGTAGAACTAAGCGCAAAAGCAGCGGCAACCAGCGAGCAAGAAGTACAAACGAGAGCCTTGCTAGCTAAAATTGATAGACCCGCGATGGTGGCCAAGGCAGAGATGAGCGCCATGGAGTTGGAGAAGGTGATGAGCGACGGGGAGGTGGTGCTCGGCGGCGCcggagacgaggaggaggaggacgtggtgctGCCGGGGTACCGGTTCCACCCCACCGACGAGGAGCTGGTCACCTTCTACCTCCGGCGGAAGGTGGCCAGGAAGTCCCTCAGAATCGAGGTCATCCGGGAGATGGACATCTACAAGCACGACCCATGGGATCTCCCCAGTGAGTTCCTTTCTCTCCATATACTCTATGCATCATGTCCTGATCATGCTCACCTGCTCATGCCCACGTTGCCATGCATGTTAATTAATCAACCAAACTTGTTCCTAACTGTATGTAGTACGTACTTGTCATCATTTCACTGGTTTTAACTTTTACTGCACAAATGGCTTCCAAGCAAATTCTTTTCTGGAACAAGAATTTTACCTGACAGAGTGCAATCATCCACTTGGAAATTATGCAGAGGCGAGCACGGTCGGTGGGGAGAAAGAGTGGTATTTCTTCTGCCTGAGGGGCAGGAAGTACCGGAACAGCATCCGGCCCAACCGAGTGACCGGCtccggcttctggaaggccaccGGCATCGACCGGCCCATCTACTCCGCCGGCAGCGGCGGCGCCAGTTCCGGCGTGTCCATCGGGCTGAAGAAGTCGCTCGTGTACTACCGCGGCAGCGCCGGCAAGGGCACCAAGACCGACTGGATGATGCACGAGTTCCGCCTACCGCCGGCCGCGGCCACCAACTCCTCCCCGAGCATGCAAGAAGCCGTAAGTGGTCCACGCGTGCATTCCATTTCCACACAAAGTCACGGTGCGGCTACCCTACCGGCGACCGGTCCGGGGTACGTGTGGTGTGGTGCAAGTGTAACATTGACCCTCTGACGTGTGCGCATATGACCTGAAAATGCAGGAGGTGTGGACCATCTGCAGGATCTTCAGGAGGACCATCACCTACCGCAAGCAGCAGACGTGGAGGCCGGTGCCCGCGCCGTCCGTCGCCGACTCGAACTCCAACACGGGGAGCTTCGAGTCGTCCGAAGCCGGCGACGAGTACATGAACTGCCTGCAGGCACCCGCCGCTCCATGCATCCCCCAGCAGCAGTACGTCAGTCAGGTGGGCACGGTGGACAGCGGCAACTTCTTCTACGAGGACAACATGCACAACCAGCAGTTCCAGGGGCAATGGAACGCCGCACCCGCCGCGCCGGTGCCGGAGCAGAAACTACAGAGCCCATTGTCAACCGCCGTCTCCTTCCACCAGAATGACCACAGCCACGCCGTCGCCGCCAACGATTTCTACAAAGTCGAGGGATACTTGGAGGAGATCGCGAGGATGATGGAGGTCACCGATCCGACAGGGTTTTACGACTACAGATCATACGGTTGATCGGCCGACCTTCGCACGTCTTCAGAGTTGTTCAGGGTAGACAAACA
This genomic window contains:
- the LOC109781366 gene encoding transcription factor JUNGBRUNNEN 1-like, which encodes MVAKAEMSAMELEKVMSDGEVVLGGAGDEEEEDVVLPGYRFHPTDEELVTFYLRRKVARKSLRIEVIREMDIYKHDPWDLPKASTVGGEKEWYFFCLRGRKYRNSIRPNRVTGSGFWKATGIDRPIYSAGSGGASSGVSIGLKKSLVYYRGSAGKGTKTDWMMHEFRLPPAAATNSSPSMQEAEVWTICRIFRRTITYRKQQTWRPVPAPSVADSNSNTGSFESSEAGDEYMNCLQAPAAPCIPQQQYVSQVGTVDSGNFFYEDNMHNQQFQGQWNAAPAAPVPEQKLQSPLSTAVSFHQNDHSHAVAANDFYKVEGYLEEIARMMEVTDPTGFYDYRSYG